A single window of uncultured Pseudodesulfovibrio sp. DNA harbors:
- a CDS encoding NAD-dependent deacylase, whose protein sequence is MSNHALENAAQALKNARCTMAFTGAGISVESGIPPFRGPGGVWSKYDPDKFEKGYFKRHPDEVWPLLKEIFFDMLGKAKPNPAHIALAQLESQGKLAGIVTQNIDSLHQAAGSSVVHEYHGSTRRMQCMTCRTFFDSHSISLDKLPPACPACGGLLKPDFIFFGEGIPTEVHHAATDLAKQSDVCLIVGTGGQVMPAGRIPYIVKNRGGTIIEINLYDTDYSYTTSDYFLQGKAGEMTPKLARLAMA, encoded by the coding sequence ATGTCCAATCACGCCCTTGAGAATGCAGCTCAGGCACTCAAAAACGCACGCTGCACCATGGCCTTTACCGGCGCGGGGATTTCCGTGGAATCCGGCATACCGCCTTTTCGCGGCCCCGGAGGAGTCTGGTCTAAATATGACCCGGACAAATTTGAAAAAGGATACTTCAAACGGCACCCAGATGAAGTCTGGCCGCTCCTGAAGGAAATATTCTTTGACATGCTGGGGAAAGCCAAACCCAACCCGGCGCATATTGCGTTAGCCCAATTGGAAAGCCAAGGGAAACTGGCTGGAATCGTCACGCAAAACATTGACTCATTGCATCAGGCTGCGGGCAGCTCAGTGGTCCACGAATATCACGGCTCCACCCGGCGTATGCAATGCATGACTTGCCGCACATTTTTCGATTCTCATTCCATTTCTCTGGATAAGCTTCCCCCGGCCTGTCCAGCCTGTGGAGGATTGCTCAAGCCGGATTTCATTTTCTTTGGTGAAGGCATTCCCACTGAAGTACACCACGCGGCAACAGACCTCGCCAAGCAATCGGACGTCTGCCTGATCGTGGGCACAGGAGGACAAGTCATGCCTGCCGGACGCATTCCGTATATCGTGAAAAATCGTGGCGGGACAATCATTGAAATCAATCTCTATGATACGGACTACAGCTACACGACCAGCGACTATTTCCTCCAAGGAAAAGCCGGAGAAATGACGCCGAAATTGGCACGGCTGGCGATGGCGTAA